The following proteins are co-located in the Candidatus Bathyarchaeia archaeon genome:
- a CDS encoding DUF1922 domain-containing protein, whose amino-acid sequence MKGLLIILCRKCKRPSLAFEGAKSKICPYCGVRELITSGRILAKASSPEEARALISAYKRRRRQSVFISTDDKLNGS is encoded by the coding sequence TTGAAGGGGTTGCTGATCATTTTATGTCGGAAATGTAAAAGGCCCTCTTTGGCCTTTGAGGGAGCTAAATCCAAGATCTGCCCTTACTGCGGCGTGAGGGAGCTCATAACATCCGGGAGGATATTGGCTAAGGCCTCCTCTCCAGAGGAGGCTAGGGCCTTAATCTCCGCGTATAAAAGGCGGAGGCGGCAATCAGTTTTTATATCTACGGACGATAA
- a CDS encoding adenylate kinase family protein, with product MGFILVTGTPGVGKTVFSQGLACRLHAKYVDLNDLVRNERIVLPEGAEDGSVTVDLPALRRRVQRFWLKSCEEPIILDGHLSHLIASPSRVRIVFVLRCDPRILLKRLERRGYSREKLRENLLAEMLDVCLVESLERFGEEKVCEINASQAGVDECVKLALSVLSREVKPAVRVVDWIATLEANGDLEKILEWRFD from the coding sequence TTGGGCTTCATCTTGGTTACAGGCACGCCGGGGGTGGGTAAAACAGTCTTTTCCCAGGGACTAGCGTGTAGATTACACGCGAAATACGTGGACTTGAACGATCTGGTTAGAAATGAGCGCATAGTTTTACCAGAGGGGGCTGAGGACGGATCGGTTACGGTGGATCTTCCAGCGCTTCGAAGAAGGGTTCAAAGGTTTTGGTTAAAGTCATGTGAGGAGCCCATAATCCTGGACGGGCATTTATCGCATTTAATCGCCTCCCCCAGCAGGGTGAGAATCGTGTTCGTCCTCAGATGTGATCCCCGCATACTCTTGAAGAGGCTGGAGCGGAGGGGTTATTCGCGGGAAAAGTTAAGGGAGAACCTGTTGGCCGAGATGTTGGATGTTTGTCTGGTGGAAAGTTTGGAAAGGTTTGGTGAAGAGAAGGTGTGCGAAATAAACGCTTCCCAGGCTGGGGTTGATGAATGCGTGAAGTTAGCCCTATCGGTGTTAAGCCGTGAAGTTAAGCCGGCAGTAAGGGTTGTGGATTGGATCGCTACGCTTGAAGCGAATGGAGATCTGGAGAAGATTCTTGAATGGCGGTTTGATTGA